TCGCCACGTAGGTGGCGGTGCGGACCAGTCGTCCCCACGCGTCGGTGCGGTAGTTGCTGTTCTGCGCGACCCCGGCCATGGCCCGGGGGTGCAACGCCTGGAGGTAGAGCGAGCGCAGGCCGGCGACGATCAGGATCGGCTCCTCGTGCACCTTCCACGTGACCGAACCCGGACCGAAGAGGCCGAGGTCATCGGAGTCCACCGACCAAGCGTGCCACGGCCCGCCCGTCCGTGCCCGTGGTGCGGGTCGGGGGTCAGCTGTCGACGGCGCGGCGTGACTGGCAGTTCGGGCAGAGACCCCAGAAGGTCACCTCTGCCTCGTCCACCTCGAAGCCGTGCGCGACGCCCGGCTCCAGGCACGGAGCGCCGCCGACCGCGCAGTCGACGTCGGCGATCTCGCCGCAACCCCGGCAGACCACGTGGTGGTGGTTGTCGCCGGCGCGCGCCTCGTACCGGGCGGGACTGCCTGCCGGCTCGATCCGGCGGGACAACCCGGCCCGGCTCAACGCCCCCAGCACGTCGTAGACCGCCTGCGTGGAGACCGAGTCGAGGCGTTCGCGGACCCGCCGGGTGATCTCGTCGACCTCCAGGTGACCGCCCTCGGCGAGAACGTCGAGCACCGCGAGGCGCGGTCGGGTGACGCGCAGGCCCCTCGACCGCAACAGCTCCTCGCCACCGGACACAGGCCAATGACAGCACGTACGACAAGCAGCGACAACCGTCGCCCGCCCGGGGTGGCTACCGACACAGCCCGCCGGACCGGCCCCGTGGGTCGCCCCGTGCTGAACCTGATCGCTGCCGCGCGCGTGTCTCCGGGAGAGAGCTCGGGGACGACAGGCGGTCCGTACGCTGATCATCCCCTCACCGTGATCCACCTGGAGGTGTCGATGTTCGAGGAGATCCTGGGTCTACCGGTACACGTCCTCGTGGTCCACGCGGTGGTCGTCTTCGTCCCACTGCTGGCGGTGCTGGCCATCGGATACGTGGCGCTGCCGCGCTGGCGGCACCGACTGGACTGGGCGCTGGGCATCCTCGCCGTGGTCGCGCCGGTGACCGCGTTCGTGGCCGTCGAATCCGGTGAGGCATTCACCGACGCCCTGGTCGCCCGCGGTTACCAGGGCCAGATACTCGACCAGATCTTCGAGCACTCCCGCTACGGCGACATCCTGTTCCGGATCGTGGTGCCTCTCGGGATCGTGGCC
The DNA window shown above is from Micromonospora lupini and carries:
- a CDS encoding Fur family transcriptional regulator, which gives rise to MSGGEELLRSRGLRVTRPRLAVLDVLAEGGHLEVDEITRRVRERLDSVSTQAVYDVLGALSRAGLSRRIEPAGSPARYEARAGDNHHHVVCRGCGEIADVDCAVGGAPCLEPGVAHGFEVDEAEVTFWGLCPNCQSRRAVDS
- a CDS encoding DUF2231 domain-containing protein encodes the protein MFEEILGLPVHVLVVHAVVVFVPLLAVLAIGYVALPRWRHRLDWALGILAVVAPVTAFVAVESGEAFTDALVARGYQGQILDQIFEHSRYGDILFRIVVPLGIVAIALLVATSGHPRVPRLPALVTPVLAVAVVALAIAALIYVYLTGHSGAEAVWGTTL